In Panicum virgatum strain AP13 chromosome 5K, P.virgatum_v5, whole genome shotgun sequence, the genomic window TTCACAACAAGAATTAGcgtgagattgaaacgtgactgcacgaaaaacaacatgatattcgtagatgataagcaacaaagtacaacagatctactaaaagccatactacgaacatcaagataactagcattactcgccataaaaaacgcttcagtacgagtaataccaaggtaaaagcaagaacaacgctgccctgatcgcaagaagtgatcagggcagcatggcgcttacttggatgaaaccctagaattaggggtggtgatgcgccgagaattgttgtttgcgagacgtgatgatgttcttctttttgaataacatagggtacatatttatagtccggagacttgggaaacaatctaaactagtGTGTCCATatcagactctatctctaactcaacaaaatctaaagatacatggcccatgtggcccaagttctcacgcaggagccgatttacaagcctccTTAACCTTCTGCTTTAAGGtcaacttgctttcggcccataaattccTGTTAATATATGGCGATAACAATTATACATCTGACCTCCATACAtagagttgatttttttattttcggaTTCTTTTCAATAAAATCCGATGCCATCATAGGTTTTGTCATTCCCACAACTTCTCCTTTAATGGTTTGGTTTGAATCCTGCAATGGAGCTTCCAAAAAATTTCTTTCCGAGTCAATTTTCTCAGTTTTATTAAAGCGGGCtgctcttttttatttctttaaatttttatttgttgtttCAAAAGTTATGATTTTGAATTCtctcttttttattattttattatattgATGGTTTATCACATTGCTTTTTTTATGATGTAATTCATAGACCATACACATTGGAATCCTATATCTTTCTTATTCTTCTCCCTTCTATCTATCATCCCCCCTTTTATCCACATCTCTTTAGTTTTGCTTCACAACCTAAAATCAGGTTTCTTTTGTAGAGAAAAAAATGCAGTTGCTACAACTATatgatagatctactcatttttTATAGATGTATTTATTCACATAGTGACTGTTTCTTAGTTTGGATCTCGACAATACGAAGCAATAGGTTGGTTATTAGTTAATTTTCTATAATTACtaagttttttctatttttagtaGGGTTCagccaaattttttttcaatctCCATTTTTTACCCTAAAGAAAAAACTAACGAGTCACACACTAAGCATAGCAATTATATTAAAAGATTTATCAATTTTCATTAAATCTTATAGAAAGaggtatatataattttttgtttttttaggaatttttggaAAAATAAGGTTGTTGTCTTTTTTATTCTATCATAGGGAAGAATGGGAAGACAGAGTTAGTTATTCTTCTTCTACGAATATATAAATTTTGACACCTAATACTCCATAGATAGTTCGAATTGGATAGCAGCAATAATAAATTTTAGCGCTAATTGTTTGGAGGGGCAGTATGCCCTTTTTAATGGATTCGGCACGTGCAATTTCTTTCCCTGCTAGACGACCCACAATTTTGATTTGGACTCCCTTTATGTCTGCTTTTTTAGTTAATTCAATGGCTTTTTTCATTGCTTTTCGGAATGAAACTCTATAAGGTTCTTTAACCTTTTTGGTAGCAATATTAAGTCTCTGGTTTACAGAATTAGCTTCCTTTTGGAGATCGTTCTCTAATTCTTCGATTGCTGCTTTTTTCTTTAATAAATTGGGGAATCCAATATGGATTATGACGTGGATTGTATCGATTTTTTTTCGAATTTCTATATGTGTAATTACTTCAGAACTTGAGTCTGATTCTATTTTTCTATTCGAGCCTTTTTTTTCTATTCTTTTGTATATAGTTCTTGATACAATTCCGTATTTTTCTATCTTCCTGTAGACCTTCAGAATAATTTTTTGGTTGTGCGAACCAAAAGGAATGGTGATTTTGGGTTGTACCAAGTCCGAAACCGAGTTGATTTATTTTTTGTCCCGTATTTTTAtattctatttctttttttattggGAATCGAAATCTTGGATTGATCTAAAGATTATTTAGATTTCtttactatatttagtacaATTATTATATGACACATGGTTTTTTATAGAATAACTACGTCCTCAAGCTCGAGGTCTAAATTTTTTCATAATAGTACTCCTACTGACTTCGGCTTTAGTGATGAATAAACTTTCTTTGTCAAAATCCCTATTGCCTACTTAACTCAGTGGTTAGAGTATTGCTTTCATACGGCGGGAGTCATTGGTTCAAATCCAATAGTAGGTAGGTAGGTAGAAAAATTACTAGATAGCATTGGGCTTACTTCGCTTCGCTATCTGATAACTTTTTCTAcccttctttcctttttctttgtatcaatgaaacctttagattgtcTTCAATTGGATGGGGGATCCAATTGGTAGCCTTGACTCATATACTAGCTCGTCTAAGAGCTAGCTTCGCTTCAACCAATTCTTTCCTACCCTCAGCTCTACTCAAGTTAGCTTCGGCTATTTCAAGTGCCTGTTGAGCTTCTTCTGGATCAATGTCACTACCGAGTTCTGCATCATTTCCTAAAATGATGATCTTATTATTAACTATTCTAGCAAAACCACTCCATAGAACCGCCGTTAACCATTGGTCGTCGAGTAGGCGTATTCTCAAAGGACCCATATCTACAGCTGTGTTAATGGGGGCATGGTTTGGTAATACACCAATTTGGCCACTATTAGTAGATAAAATGATTTCTTTTACTTCACAATTCCAAATAATTCGTTTAGGAGTTAGTACATAAAGATTTAATTTCATTTCGTCAATTTGCTCTCCTCTTCTAAGTTTATAGCTTTCATGCTAGCTTCATCGATGTTCCCCACTAAATAAAAAGCCTGTTCGGGTAGGCCATCTAATTCTCCAGAAAGGATTAGTTGAAATCCCCTAATTGTTTCTGCAAGACCAACATACTTTCCTGGGAACCGGTAAAAACTTCTGCCACAAAGAATGGTTGTGACAAGAACCGCTCGATTTTTCGCGCTCTTGCTATAGTTAAACGATCCTCCTCCGATAATTCGTCCAACCCAAGAATTACGATAATGTCCGGAAGTTCTTTGTAACGTTGTAAAGTTTCCTTAACTCTTTGCACAGTTTCATAATGTTCGTTGCCAACGATTCGAGGCTGTAACATCGTTGAGGTTGAATCTAAAGGATCTACTATGGGATAAATACCCTTGGAAGCCAATCCTCTGGAAAGTACGGTAGTAGCGTCCAAATGTGCAAATGTTGTGGCAGGAGCAGGGTCGGTCAAATCGTCTGCAGGTACATAAACTGCTTAGATCGAAGTTATAGATCCCTTTTTGGTAGAAGTAATTCTTTCTTGCAAAGGACCCATTTCTGTACTAAGGGTAGGTTGATAACCCACTGCGGAGCGCATTCTCCCTAATAAGACGGATACTTCCGATCCTGCTTGAACAAAATGAAAGATATTATCGATGAATAAAAGCACGTCTTGCTTATTAACATCTCAGAAATATTCTGCCATAGTTAGGGCAGTTAAACCAACTCTCATACGAGCTCCCGGTGGTTCATTCATTTGGCCATAGACTAGAGCTACTTTTGATTcctcaatattttttttcattaatTACTCCAGATTCCTTCATTTCCATATAAAGATCATTTCCTTCACGAGTTCGTTTCCCTACTCCACCAAATACGGATACGCCTCCATGAGCTTTAGCAATGTTATTGATTAATTCCATGATGAGTACTGTTACAGCCCATGAAAGTAATAATAGGTTTTGTCGTTCCCACAGAAAAATGATGATCCTGCACATATTTCGTGTGTATCTCACTGGTGTATAGCTTGACAGAATGATATATCACATATTGAAGTTATGTGGTGTTGATTCTATTGAATCAATAGTCATTACCTATAAAGGTAATGCAACTTGTGTTGTGTAGATGAAGATAAGCTACACTTAGTGTAATATTTTTGCACTAAGATTGTTTTGCTCCATAAGTAATATGGACATACGAACTCTTGCAAACTAAGTAATGTGATAATCTCGCTGAGATATTCACAGAGTCTACCATGCTCCACATTTCttatgtgttgagtgcattggTATGAATTTACTTTGAGATTTGCAAGTATTAGGGGGAGAGTCTCTCTAAATAGTAACTTGTTACAAACATCATATTGCACTCTTTTCTTTCTATGAGTTTTTCTCTTggggtttctcatataaagtttttaatgaggcaatatcAACACAAGGTCATATCATATCATCCATTTTTCCCATGgggtttttggtggatgatactCTGACATAACATGCattgtactcttttctttatgtgaGTTTTTCCTTTAAGATTtctcatataatttttttgatgaGGCAATGCCAGTGCAAAGGTATATGCTATATCATCTATTTTTCCCACAGGGGTTTTTAAAAGATGATATTTGAAGCATATTGACCATAAGGTCAAGGTGTTATTAGACTAAGACTTTGGGTTTGTCTCAAGGGTCTACTAACATTGATAATTGTATATTATGGTGTTTCTCCttatttttcccactgggtttgGAGGAGTTTTGCCTAGTATACCGGAATTACTTTGGTTTTTTTCCCACGGGGTTTTCCAAAGATTCTCCTCACATTTTATCTGAAAGGTTTTTTGGGGAGTTATATATATCGCATCTCCTGATTTTTTCCACAGGGTTTTTAAGAAGTTATTcaattgattacaagaccacaagaagatcaaattgattacaagaccacaagaagaagaaaattgatCAAGGAGGAGTATTGTGAAGAAATtagaattagtgatcaatttatGTAATAGTTAATAAGATTAGTCATTAGGCGGTTACCTTTCATGAAAGAGCCATCACGAAAGGGCCAATACACGAAAGGGCCATCCCGAAGGGGCCATACTGAAGGGGCATGTCCCTTCGGCCTCCCTTGGTCAAAGGTCTCTCAAATCTTTAATAATTAGCTAGAGCTAGCTTAATAGTTAACCTGCTACGCCAGgcattatatatattattagcCTTAATAATTAGCTAGAGCTAGCTTCTAGATAGCTTGGGGGGCGATCTGATCGTATCGTTCAGCTGGTCACCCAAGCTTGGGTGCGTTTAATTGCAATTGTGTGCCGCCCAAGGCACGTACGGTTTGCATTGGTTCCATTATTTATCAACTTACATATATACGCGCCAGAAACGAGCGAGCGTGTCTGCATTGCATTTGAGGTGGCTGGCCTGGAAGCCGGCCGGCAAGCTTGCGTCGCGTCGTCTCGGCATGCAGCTAGCCCACAGGCTTGCTCCTCACACTCCCTCCCTGCACTCCAGGCTTTTGCCGTGCAAATCAACCATGGCATGCGTGCTCTGACTCTCGCCTagctagcagctagctagctgcctTTTAATTAGTATAAGcactctccccctccctccgtCGCCCCCATTTCCttccttcccctcctcccctAGCTAGAGGACGTACGCGAGCATTGCAGCAGCCGtgccgccctccgccggcccgcCATGAGAAAAGCTACCATCTTTCTCATGGCGCTCGCCGCCCTCGCCACGGCCGCTCCCCTGCGAGTGGCGGCAGTGGCAGCGCCGGCGCATCCCCTCAGGAGAAGCCGCTTCCTCGCCAACGCCGCCAAtttcccgccgccggcgtcgttcTACGACTGCAGCAAGAAGCCGCCGTCCATCTGCCTAGAGCCCGGGAGCCCCGGCGCGACGTGCTGCAAAGGCACCTGCGTCGACACCGAGCACAGCTTCCAGCACTGCGGCAGCTGCAACAAGACGTGCAAGTACACGCAGACCTGCTGCGAGGGCAAATGCGTCAACACCTTCACCGACAAGAAGAACTGCGGCAGCTGCGGCGTCAGGTGCAGAACCAGGTGCACCAACGGCTACTGCGACTACGCGGCGTGACCAGACGCGCATTTAATCATGCGATATGCATGATTTCGATGGAGAAATAAAAATGGCAGTAcgtatatacgcgtatatactACATATATACGTCTAAGTTTCTATTGTTATAAGTTGTTGTTGTgttgttcaaaaaaaagaaacatttcCATTATTGTTGCTGATCGAGCTCCTGCTGCTAGCTACGGTATTTAATTTGAGCATACCACCACACCAATACATATATAGAACAAGGCCGGGTCTCAtgattaattaatttatatatgttgTTGGGCTACATATATTTACatatatgcatatataaatAATCAACGTTATATACCAACAAATTGCTGTAATGATGTGTATGctatgtttctttttctttttctttttttctttttttttggcattGGGTCCTCCGATGTACCTAGCTAGCTCATGATGATGACCTTAATTACACAAGTCTATTTATTATATATACGCAGAAGAATAATATCATTTACCATCTCATTCGATCGCAGAAGAATAATATCAACTGTTTAATAAATTATTATTATCAGCCATTGCTTATATATATGACGTTTCTTCTTATATATGAATCATCATTCTTAACAAATTAATGGTCAGTCGTCGGTGCATGCATAGGGCGGACGCTTAGAAACTCAAAAGCTAGCTAGTTAACGTAGCAGATTGCTAAGAGTAAGGTCAGCTTAGACAATTCGATCATTTGCATGTGGGCATACGTTCCTGCATTAATACATGACGTCGACGCGGGTATATATAAGCATCTTGCGTAATGGCGAAACAAGTGAACAAAGATATATCTAgcgttttatttcttttttcccttTGCCAATTTTTAAATTATTCCAGCATGAATTCgcgaataaaataaaattaatgcAAGTATATAGTTTCTCacttgtgcattaatttgtagggatctaCTTGTTCGAGTCGTGGACAGACAGCCAGTCTGACCCGCATAGAGGATGGACTAAGATCCATCGTACTTATCGATGACACGAAATGGACCAAATCAAAAATTTAAATGGAAGCGTTTTAGAAATAGGTACTGAAGTTGTAGGAAAACACCTCATCCAGGTGGAGCGTGCATATGAGTTGGCGCGCAGTGCAAGCAACGCACAACAGTATATGCATGCGTGCGTCGGTGAGCACAAATCTAGCTCTCTTTTTCTCGGCCCTGTCGTACGAGTGACGTGTAGAGTGTGTGTGCATATATATGACGAGACTAAAATGCAACAAGGTGCATTCTCTGTATAAAATACACCCACTCTGCAGTTGCAACCAAGAGACTACACCGATTGCAATTGGAGAATAGACCAATTGCAACTAGACGGAACTAGTTGCAACTCAGACCGATCCGGTTGCAACTGGACACGAACCAGTTGAAATTCAGACCAACCGATTGCAACTGAAAATGAACCGATTGCAATTCAGACCAACTTAGTTGCAACTGAGAGGGTGAGTACATTCTCTATACAAAATGCACCgtatacacacacacattcCTTCGCTTTACAGCTAGCCATCCATGCATGGCCGGCCTGGGTTGCTGATCATCTGCTATCATATACGTTATTCCTTCTCCAgttcgatatatatatatagatgctttatttcactactacaaaaacgttgatttgtcccggttgggaaaccgctgttgtcccggtttcccaaccgggaacgcctgtccgggacaaaagggggtgcccttttgtcccggttgtggcaaccgggacaaaagaggaccttttgtcccggttggtaacaccaaccgggacaaaaggtgcagccagcgcccacgtggctggcgcacccttttgtcccggttggtgttaccaaccgggacaaaaggtctctttttttttcatgtttttcttttctcaattctttttctatttcaattatacttttgcatttcaataaaacttatgtattggaattcagtgtgtatgatctccactaatatatacatatatatatagttacttatataatatttgtcctagatagttttcatatataaattaattcacttatatatatatgtatacacatatctatacatgtgaattcctttacatatgaaaatgtctaggaccaatattatataaatatatatatatacacatatatattattggagtgcttatatatataatacatacatactccatcatatttgcataggtatattcgttcttaattacatagtagaatttgccttttggaaatttaatacatacatacatactcataaatagaaatttaatacatagacacacatatatatttacatagttatattcgttcttaattacatatatacgcgtatattgtcatatttactgtgattgtcaatattagatattccatcatagtagaattcgccttttggatcgaggacttgctcaacaataaatccggagaattgttcttgaatcgccataaccttttcctccggtatgagtttatcgcgcatctccccgacctatggaaaaaagggataattaatttcgactaattaaaatacgagttcaaatattaacaagtttttttacttacttcctcctcccaatctgtccagccctttggaggacctaccagaccatggatgttctcgcatacatagtatgcgcacaatacagtgcctggtttctgcctcatacactttaagagagaagaaattatcaggtatttacatgaatatataataaaactaatgaatcgtgcaacgaatcatccaagcgcgtaccggaaaatctgtcttgatcttcaattccttgtcaaatttgcctggatgatttttagcgaattctttccaaaccctgtgcatgattagaacaattatagtcaagtaacaaagtgattcaaattatcggtcatggacggagtagtggtagaattactttttcatcatgttaagaagattttcgtattgttctggaggtctcctcaatgagtccataaccacgagtaggctcttctcgggaattatgacaattaggatccagtgttcactgcaagattatacggaggcagttcttggtagttaaggtttaaacaattcgattacagaatagaaagagttagacggaaggaatcactcacgcaaagttgtaaggaaacaatatcatttgcttgttgtgataaacgcttatgtacttgaacaacatttggaatatctcatcggtattgtcgcgtagaagcctccaattacaagtaattgggtcgatgaagccgaggtgagagtatccctttcttctgcaagtatgtatctccattctacatgataccgaataaatcaagagatcagtatgttgagatcatgcaaaacaatacgtaaggagagtaaaatacttacagaacccacaaggcgaccatagagatgtcgagggcctcctgatggaatagttggtaaatttcttcccagtttatccatagaatggcctccccccgtaagaaatcgtcatctttaatctttgcgccctgcatgaagatgcaatcggccatcgcacgcatgtagtgctggtgcagcttatacatttgcgttggaagcacagacactacttcggggggtacaagagttttgccgatctcaaacgtccatttgacgaccacatcggcctttggaatatcttctccccctgcaatctgagcggccgtcaggtttgattctttcaaaaatgtaacaaagtcttgttcttgcgtcgtctgtcccactacgagaggctctattgattgtttcttttgggctccgagctgtggaacgtcggacgacgacgactttgattgtctcttctttttctcagtagttttgataattgtgcgttcgtagtctgaaggggggtctctcggaatgaattttctcttatttgcttcgcacattcccttaaaaaatttcaaatctatcggatttatcactttctcgggctccggcttcggcttcggcttgaagtgctctttaactctttcttgagttatccgatcgcattcttcaaggctcatgtcccagggtttaataggagcctccttggttttcttcttcttttccttcttctttggaggctccctagccggtgcagctaccttctttgccggcggccgtttctgcttctttgccggcggcggagggggtgaccatggaggcgacggtgacgcttgagtgttcatcggcgcatgagatgatggtgatggagaatgtgccggtgaaccttgccgagacagtgctgcccttggggagttttgcggagatgccggtcttggagaggcatgctgagatgccggtcttggtgtttgatcatccgactttaggacaatgtagcgcttatcccataggatgtagccatgaatggcttctgctagtgtcctctccccatcgcctccaggaatatcaagctcgagcgtctcccaaccctggcacacctgctccacgccaactcttgtgtatctaggcggaatttgctgcccgtggtacacgtcgcctggttcggttggcatggcggtaccgtacgcaacagtgaacattaagttcttaacggcagtctgcaggtcacaaggtgtccggtgggtgatctcatccactggaaatcgctgcggggccgacgcttcaactgcggcctggatccccgtgggctcggcagcggcgacgtctgtggaagcgcagctgcttttccgctgagacaggtgatctgctgcgacactaggctctggaggcaacgtttgcgcttgctgttgctggctcattgctacgaccacttggcgttgaacctcttcctccagtctttgatcgtgtgacatgagccgttcctctagccttcgcaggtgctcccgctcatcattctttcttctttgccggcttctatatgaatcaatgtattccctgaacccatacttccacggaaccacgcctttgcctcttgtgcggcccggattccttttatattggatgagtatccagatggaacctttatactgctcaagcagtcaaacatggtttctttctcttccttgctaagagtatagctggcaggacttaagtattgtcgtccattatctcgctgttgtggatgtaaggcatctcgttcttccatacgttgcaattcttgacgtgcttctactgtatcttttgtctttccgtacactcccaagaatgctatcaggttgacgcaaaaattcttcgtgaggtgcatcacatcaattgcatgacgaacatctaagacttcccaatatggtagctcccaaaatatagatttcttcttccacatgggcgccattccattttcgttcggaacaggttggctaccagatccctttccaaaaacaacttctagatcttttaccatgttgaagacgtctttaccactacggtgcatcggttttgttcggtggtccgcttggcctttgaaatgcttgcccttctttcgtaccgcatgccttatgggaagaaaccgacgatgacccatgtatacaaccttcttacagtgagtcaaccatatattatcggtatcatctaaacagtgtgtgcatgctttgtatcccttgttcgaatgtcctgacaagttactaagagcaggccagtcattgatcgttacgaacagcaatgctcgtaggttgaagttttcctgtttgtattcatcccacatccgtacaccttcatcgccccagagcaataagagttcttcgaccaatggtcttaggtacacatcaatgtcatttccgggctgctttggacccgggataagcactggcatcatgatgaactttcgtttcatgcagagccatggtggaagattgtacagacaaagagtcacaggcc contains:
- the LOC120705432 gene encoding protein STIG1-like, with the translated sequence MRKATIFLMALAALATAAPLRVAAVAAPAHPLRRSRFLANAANFPPPASFYDCSKKPPSICLEPGSPGATCCKGTCVDTEHSFQHCGSCNKTCKYTQTCCEGKCVNTFTDKKNCGSCGVRCRTRCTNGYCDYAA